From a region of the Buteo buteo chromosome 7, bButBut1.hap1.1, whole genome shotgun sequence genome:
- the DERL2 gene encoding derlin-2: protein MAYQTFRQEYLQVPPVTRAYTTACVLTTAAVQLELITPFQLYFNPELIFKHFQVWRLITNYLFFGPVGFNFLFNMIFLYRYCRMLEEGSFRGRTADFVFMFLFGGLLMTLFGLFVNLVFLGQAFTIMLVYVWSRRNPYVRMNFFGLLIFQAPFLPWVLMGFSLLLGNSIIVDLLGIAVGHIYFFLEDVFPNQPGGGRLLRTPSVLKAIFDTPEDDPNYNPLPEERPGGFAWGEGQRLGG from the exons ATGGCGTACCAGACCTTCCGGCAGGAGTACCTGCAGGTGCCGCCCGTTACGCGGGCCTACACCACCGCCTGCGTCCTCACCACCGCCGCCGTG caattaGAACTAATCACACCCTTTCAGCTGTATTTCAACCctgaattaatatttaaacactTTCAA GTATGGAGGTTAATCACAAACTACTTATTCTTTGGACCAGttggctttaattttttatttaacatgaTCTTTTT ATATCGTTACTGCCGAATGCTTGAAGAAGGCTCTTTTCGAGGTCGGACGGCAGATTTTGTATTTATGTTCCTTTTTGGAGGACTTTTAATGACT CTTTTTGGCCTGTTTGTGAACTTGGTTTTCTTGGGTCAGGCATTCACAATAATGCTCGTGTATGTATGGAGCCGCAGGAATCCCTATGTCCGTATGAACTTTTTTGGTCTTCTCATCTTTCAAGCCCCATTTCTACCCTGGGTATTGATGGGCTTTTCACTGCTTTTGGGGAACTCCATCATTGTGGATCTCCTGG GCATTGCTGTTgggcatatatattttttcttagagGATGTCTTTCCCAATCAGCCTGGTGGTGGAAGGCTTCTGAGAACACCATCTGTCCT gaaagcaaTATTTGATACACCGGAAGATGATCCTAATTACAATCCCTTGCCAGAAGAACGACCGGGAGGATTTGCATGGGGAGAAGGTCAGCGCCTTGGAGGCTAA
- the MIS12 gene encoding protein MIS12 homolog gives MSVNPMAYEAQFFGFTPQTCMLRIYIAFQDYLFEMMLVVESVILKKLDGFPGCKISPFQIRKSTEKFLLFMKEHFDKLFSKMEEMLLQLVLNIPKNVLLPEDKVHEQYPYSKAQFQALQDEIHQLQQQYRAEASAGQALRAELEEQKAVQAELEKILQWFDGLENICREHGTGNLEESFAFLTQNSKKLQDVLKDVEEKSKKLKQHDQLL, from the coding sequence ATGTCGGTCAATCCCATGGCCTACGAAGCGCAGTTCTTTGGCTTCACCCCCCAGACGTGCATGTTGCGCATCTACATCGCGTTCCAGGACTACCTCTTTGAAATGATGCTGGTGGTTGAGAGCGTAATCCTGAAGAAGCTGGACGGGTTTCCCGGCTGTAAAATCAGCCCCTTCCAAATCCGGAAAAGCACGGagaaatttcttctcttcatgaAGGAGCACTTTGATaaacttttcagtaaaatggaagaaatgcttctgcagctgGTGTTAAACATCCCTAAGAACGTGCTCCTTCCCGAGGATAAGGTCCACGAGCAGTATCCCTACAGCAAAGCACAGTTCCAGGCGCTTCAGGATGAGATccatcagctgcagcagcagtacaGGGCTGAGGCATCTGCTGGGCAGGCACTGCGTGCAGAACTGGAAGAACAGAAGGCTGTTCAGGCTGAGCTTGAGAAGATTTTGCAATGGTTTGACGGGCTTGAGAATATCTGTAGGGAGCATGGGACTGGCAACTTGGaagaaagctttgctttcttgACACAGAACTCTAAGAAACTGCAAGATGTGCTGAAAGACgttgaagagaaaagcaaaaaattaaagcaacatGATCAGTTATTGTAA